Genomic segment of Kibdelosporangium phytohabitans:
GACAAGCTGGCCGAGCTGTTCTCGTCGGAGAAGATCGTGCCTGCGACCGTGTCGTTCGTCGACATCGCGGGCATCGTGAAGGGCGCGTCGGAAGGCGAGGGGCTCGGCAACAAGTTCCTGGCGAACATCCGTGAGGCCAACGCGATCTGCCAGGTGATCCGCGTCTTCGACGACCCCGACGTGGTCCACGTGGACGGCACGGTCGACCCGTCGAGCGACATCGAGACGATCAACACCGAACTGATCCTCGCGGACCTGCAGACGCTCGAGAAAGCGTTGCCGCGCCTGGAGAAGGAAGCGCGCACCCGCAAGGAAGCCCGCCCGGCCCTCGACGCGGCCAAGAACGCGCAGGAGATCCTCAACTCCGGCAAGACCCTCTTCGCCGCGGACATCGACAGCACGCTGCTGCGTGAGCTGAGCCTGCTGACCCTCAAGCCGTTCCTGTACGTCTTCAACGCCGACGAGGCCGTGCTGACCGACCCGGCGAGGCGCGCGGAGCTGGAGAAGCTGGTCGCACCGGCCGACGCGGTGTTCCTCGACGCCAAGGTGGAAGCGGAACTGCTCGAACTCGACGACGAGTCCCGCCGCGAACTGCTCGAGTCGATCGGCCAGGACGAGCCCGGCCTGTACTCGCTGGCGCGTGCGGGCTTCCACACCCTCGGCCTGCAGACGTACCTGACCGCAGGGCCGAAGGAATCCCGCGCGTGGACCATCCGTAAAGGCGACACCGCGCCGCAGGCGGCAGGCGTCATCCACACCGACTTCGAGCGCGGCTTCATCAAAGCCGAGATCGTGTCGTACGACGACCTCGTCGCCGCCGGCTCGATGGCCGCCGCCAAGTCCGCCGGCAAGGTCCGGATGGAAGGCAAGGGCTACGTCATGGCCGACGGCGACGTCG
This window contains:
- the ychF gene encoding redox-regulated ATPase YchF; this translates as MSLTLGIVGLPNVGKSTLFNALTNNDVLAANYPFATIEPNVGVVPLPDPRLDKLAELFSSEKIVPATVSFVDIAGIVKGASEGEGLGNKFLANIREANAICQVIRVFDDPDVVHVDGTVDPSSDIETINTELILADLQTLEKALPRLEKEARTRKEARPALDAAKNAQEILNSGKTLFAADIDSTLLRELSLLTLKPFLYVFNADEAVLTDPARRAELEKLVAPADAVFLDAKVEAELLELDDESRRELLESIGQDEPGLYSLARAGFHTLGLQTYLTAGPKESRAWTIRKGDTAPQAAGVIHTDFERGFIKAEIVSYDDLVAAGSMAAAKSAGKVRMEGKGYVMADGDVVEFRFNV